From Topomyia yanbarensis strain Yona2022 chromosome 1, ASM3024719v1, whole genome shotgun sequence, one genomic window encodes:
- the LOC131677069 gene encoding NPC intracellular cholesterol transporter 2-like, with protein sequence MFKVLLLVALVPAVMLQNADDIDYEQWDVVPARACNGGRPFPNTVRIENCPSMPCSLRRGTDANMAMEFSAVRDASNLRINVLATALGITVPYELPEDRSAACNWLVQSRCPISAGEDLVYHLSMPITSIYPLISVTIQIDVVDQSGQSQGCFIVDARVVAN encoded by the exons ATGTTCAAAGTTCTGCTGTTGGTCGCACTCGTTCCAGCCGTGATGCTGCAGAACGCTGACGACATTGACTACGAACAATGGGACGTTGTTCCAGCTCGGGCTTGCAACGGGGGCAGACCGTTTCCCAATACTGTCCGTATCGAGAACTGCCCATCGATGCCCTGCTCGTTACGTCGAGGAACCGATGCCAACATGGCAATGGAATTCAGTGCTG TGCGGGATGCTTCCAACCTGCGCATCAACGTACTGGCCACCGCTTTGGGAATCACGGTTCCGTACGAACTGCCCGAAGATCGTTCTGCTGCTTGCAATTGGCTCGTTCAGTCTCGCTGTCCGATCAGTGCCGGTGAAGATCTGGTCTACCATCTGAGTATGCCGATTACCTCGATCTATCCGTTGATCAGTGTCACCATTCAGATTGATGTCGTTGATCAAAGTGGGCAATCGCAAGGATGCTTCATTGTTGATGCTCGAGTTGTTGCTAACTGA